In Chelmon rostratus isolate fCheRos1 chromosome 20, fCheRos1.pri, whole genome shotgun sequence, a single window of DNA contains:
- the xylb gene encoding xylulose kinase: protein MMAAAAQDSPLYLGFDFSTQQLKVVAIDGNLNVVHQNNVQFDSELPEFRTQGGVHLHTDRLTVTSPVLMWVKALDLLLDKMKRAGLDFSSVRALSGSGQQHGSVYWRRGASETLKQLDPDRNLHQLLQDTFSLPDCPVWMDSSSSQQCQDLQAAAGGALRLAEITGSRAYERFTGNQIAKLRQTRPEDYQDSERISLVSSFAASLFLGGYAAIDYSDGSGMNLLDITTRNWSEICLEATAPHLDQVLGAPVPSTSVLGPVSSYFVRRYGFCETCRVVAFTGDNPASLAGMRLQQGDIAVSLGTSDTVFLWIQQPRPALEGHVFCNPVDWEAYMALLCFKNGSLTRERIRNECAGGSWEHFSAALRATPLGNNGNIGFYFDTMEITPPAVGCHRFDPDDSEVSSLSPQVEVRALVEGQFLSRRLHAERLGYSIIPGTRVLATGGASSNKEILQVLSDVFNAPVYTIDLSNSACLGSAYRALHGLVAESGVSFFDVVKKAPEPQLVATPHPSAREVYDQMLKRYAQLEERVLQQSRP from the exons atgaTGGCCGCCGCGGCTCAGGACTCTCCTCTCTACCTGGGCTTTGACTTCAGCACGCAGCAG CTGAAGGTGGTGGCGATCGATGGAAACCTGAATGTGGTTCATCAGAACAATGTGCAGTTCGACTCTGAGCTACCTGAGTTCAG aacTCAGGGAGGAGTTCATCTCCACACCGACAGACTGACGGTCACCTCGCCTGTACTGATGTGGGTGAAG GCTCTGGACCTGCTATTGGACAAAATGAAGAGGGCGGGGCTTGACTTCTCCAGTGTCAGAGCGCTGTCAGGCAGCGGCCAG CAACACGGCAGCGTGtactggaggagaggagcgtcCGAGACCCTGAAGCAGCTCGACCCGGACCGGAACCtgcaccagctgctgcag GACACTTTCTCCCTGCCGGACTGTCCTGTGTGGATGGACTCCAGCAGCTCGCAGCAGTGTCAGgacctgcaggcagcagcaggaggagctctGAGGCTGGCAGAGATCACCGGATCCAGAGCCTACGAG cgtTTCACAGGAAACCAGATCGCCAAACTGCGTCAGACCCGACCGGAGGACTACCAGGACTCTGAG AGGATCTCATTGGTCAGCAGCTTCGcagcctctctcttcctcgGTGGTTACGCTGCCATCGACTACAGTGACG GTTCAGGGATGAATCTGCTCGACATCACGACCAGAAACTGGTCTGAGATCTGCCTGGAAGCCACCGCTCCTCATCTGGACCAGGTGCTGGGAGCTCCAGTCCCTTCCACATCTGTGCTG GGTCCCGTCTCTTCCTACTTTGTCCGTCGATATGGTTTCTGTGAGACCTGCAGAGTGGTGGCTTTCACCGGAGACAACCCAG cgTCTCTGGCAGGAATGAGGCTGCAGCAAGGAGACATCGCG gtcaGTCTGGGTACCAGTGatacagtgtttctgtggatcCAGCAGCCTCGTCCGGCACTGGAGGGTCACGTCTTCTGTAACCCCGTCGACTGGGAGGCGTACATGGCTCTGCTGTG CTTTAAGAATGGCTCTCTGACGAGGGAACGAATCAGGAACGAGTGTGCTGGAGGATCATGGGAACATTTTTCTGCCGCCTTGAGAGCCACGCCGCTCGGAAACAACGGAAACATCG gcttttattttgacaccaTGGAGATCACACCTCCAGCCGTCGGATGTCACCGCTTCGACCCCGACGACAGCGAG GTGTCCTCACTGAGTCCACAGGTGGAGGTCCGGGCTCTGGTGGAGGGTCAGTTCCTGTCCAGGAGACTCCACGCTGAGAGGCTGGGATACTCCATCA TTCCAGGAACCAGAGTGTTGGCCACAGGAGGAGCTTCATCCAACAAAGAGATCCTGCAG gttttgtctgatgtgtttAACGCTCCGGTTTACACCATCGATCTGTCCAATTCCGCCTGTCTGGGATCAGCCTACAGAGCTCTGCacg gactGGTAGCAGAATCTGGGGTTTCCTTCTTTGATGTGGTGAAGAAAGCACCGGAACCACAACTGGTCGCCACCCCACACCCTTCAGCACGGGag GTGTACGACCAGATGCTGAAGCGTTACGCCCAATTGGAGGAGAGAGTCCTACAGCAGTCCCgcccctga